The Deinococcus multiflagellatus nucleotide sequence GGCGCTGGCCTTTTTTGCCGTGACGCTGGCGGTGTATTCCTTCCGCAGCGGGCGCGACCTGGGGCTGGTGTGGGCGCTGCTGCTCACCTTTGCCTACTACGCCACCTACAGCGTGTTCCGCGTGATGGGCGAGAACGGCGCGGTGCCCGGCGCCGTGGCGGCCTACGCACCGGACCTGATCGCAGTGCTGGCGGGCCTGGGCCTGCTGTGGTTCATGGCGCGGCGCTGACCGGCTGATCGCCTGTGTCCCCGGGGCCACCGGGCGGGGTCCAGCGGCTGCCCCAGCGGGCCATCGCCGCGATGATCTCGCTCAGGCTCTGGCCCTGCTCGGTCAGGGCGTATTCCACCCGGGGCGGCACCTCGGCGTAAACGGTGCGGGTCACGAGGCCCTGGGCTTCGAGTTGCCGCAGCCGCTCGGTGAGGGTTTTGGGCGATACGCGGCCCAGGGTACGTTTCAGGTCGCTGAAGCGCCGCCGACCGCCCAGCAGGTCGCGCAGAATCAGGGTGGTCCACTTGCCGCCGATCACCTGCATGGTGCGTTCCACGCCGCATTCGGGGCGGCTGACCACCGCATGGCCGTATTTCATGGGCCCAGCCTAGACCACTTCCCTCAGGGAAGTCATGACCGTTTCCAAAACCATACTGGCTTTCGCCCTTCCCCCTGCTTCCGCTGCTGGGGGGCCGTTCTTTAGCGTGGGGCCATGAGCCTTTCTCCTCTCCGAGGTTGCCGATGAAGCTGGCCCTGCTGGGTGCCACTGGCCGCACTGGGCGTTTGGTGCTGGATGGGGCGCTGGCCCGGGGCCACGAGGTGCAGGCGCTGGCCCGCCGCCCCGAAGCATTGGGCTCCCGCCCGGGGCTGACAGTGGTGGCGGGTCACCTGCAGGACGAGGCCGCCCTTCAGGCCGTGCTGCGCGGGGCCGACGCGGTGCTCAGCGCGCTGGGCCCGGTCAAGGGTGATGCGGGCGGCGTGATGACCCAGGCCGCCCAGATGCTGGTGCGCCGCATGCCCGAAGCGGGGGTGCGCCGGGTGGTCAGCCTGACCGGGGCCGGCGTGCCCTTCGCTGGGGACGTGCCGGGCCCGGTGGACCACCTCTTCCGCACGCTGCTGAAGGTGCTGCAGGGCGATGTGCTGCGCGACGCGACTGAACATGTGCGCCTGCTGAGCACCTCGGACCTGGACTGGACCGTGGTGCGTGCGCCGATGCTCACCGATGGGCCAGCCGGGCCCGTGCGCTCCGGGCCGGTGGGGCGCACGGGCCCGCGTGTGCCGCGCGCCAGTGTGGCCGCCTTCATGCTGGACGCCGCCGAGCAGGGCACCTTCTCGCGGCAGGCGCCGGCCGTCAGTGCGTAGCCCGGCGCGCCTGGGCCCGGGGGGCCGGTGAGGGCCGCCCGGGTGCACCACTTCGGGGGCCCCGAGGTGCTGCGCGTGGAGGAGGTGGCCTGGCCCGCCCCCCAGGGCGACGAACTGCTGGTGCGTGTGGCGGCCAGCAGCATCAACGCCACTGATCTGGCACTGCGCTCAGGCGGCCTGGGTCCACTGGCCGCGCGGCAACTGCCCCTGACTGTGGGCTTTGACGTGTGCGGCGAGGTGGTGGCCTGCGGCCCGCGTGTGACGGCCTTCCGGCCCGGCGAGTGGGTGTACGCCCTGCTGGGCCTGCGCGCTGGCGGCAGCGCCGAGTATGTCACCGTGCGCCAGGGCCGGGCCGCGCGGGCGCCTGCCACGGTGTCGGCGGTGCAGGCGGCGGCCGTCCCCCTGGCCGGTCTGACGGCCCTGCAGGCGCTGCGTGCCCAGGGCGGCTTGCAGCCCCACAGCACAGGTCCTCAGCCCCGGGTGCTGGTGTACGGCGCGGCGGGCGGCATTGGTTCCTTCGCCGTGGGGCTGGCCCGCGTGCTGGGCGCCCATGTGACTGGCGTGGCCCGCTCCGAAAAGCACGCCTTCGTGCAGGCCCTGGGTGCCGACGAGGTGCTGGCACCGGCTGACCTGGACTGGACCCAGGCTGGCCCCTGGGACGTGGTGCTGGACACGCCGCCGGCCCTGAGCTTTGCGGCGGTGCGCCCGGCGCTGGGCCCGCGCGGCGTTCTGGTCAGCACCCGCCCGCTGCCCACCCGCCTGGGCGACGCAGCCGCCATGCTGCCCCGGCGCGGCCCCCACCCCCGCCTGGCGACCATCCACACCGCCGAACGCGGCCTGGACCTCGCGTTTCTGGCCCGCCTGATTGACAGCGGCGAATTGCCTGTGCCAGTGGACCGGGTGTTCCCACTGCAGGACATTGCCGCAGCCCACCGCTACGCCGAGGGCGACGAGGTACGCGGCAAGGTGGTGGTGGCGGTGGCTGAGGACTGAGAGGCCTTCCGATACATGCCGCAAGGCGTGACGGCTTGTTCCCTCCTGGAAGAAATTGCAGAGCGGCGCAGCAAGAAGGCAAAACGACGGCTGTCCGGGAGTGGAGTTGGAAGAGCGCCAAAGATGGGGAATATCCAGTTCTCCTCTGGACGTGCCTGAGATGAACCGCAGTGCGTGTAACCTGCCGCTCAAATCCACCTGTGGGCCAGAGAGGGCCTCTTATTGCCGCTCACGCCGCTGAAGAGGAGCCCCAGGGCGGCCTGGATTCCCCTGTCAGTACAGCCCCTTTCCTCCAGCCTTCAGCGCGTAATGCACCCGGCGCAGCGCCACGGCCTGCGCCCGCGAGAGCGCCAGCCCGCGCGAGAGCCGCTCCAAGGCGCGGGCGTGCAGGGCCAGCCGGTGTGGGGCGTCGGTGTCCAGGGTGGGGGTGTAGGTGAAGGTCACCGCTGGGCCCAGTTCGTCCACCAGGGCGTCGAGCCGCTCCAGCGACGGCGATTTGCGCCGTCCCCGGTGAATCAGGGCCTCGTCGTAGCGGCGCACATGGAACTTGTGGTCGCTCTGCACCTGAAAGGCCGTGTGGCCCAGCGCGCGGGCGTGGGTCAGGGCCACGCGGATGGCTTCGCGCTCGGCCAGCCCTTCGTGGCCCAGGGCCCCGCGCAGCACGGCCCCGTAGGGGCGGTCCCCCAGCAGATAGCCCAGGCTCAGCGAGCCGCTCTGCTTATCGGCGCTGCCATCGGTGCGGATCAACACGGGGCCAGTGGCGTGGGGGTGATCGGCCTGCAGCGCCGCCCGCGCGGCCGTGTCCAGGGGCTGCCCAGCCGCCAGCCGCGCCAGGGCCCCGGCCAGTGCGGCGGCCTGCCGGGCGCGGTCCTCTTCCCTTGCTCCTGGCACCAGCGCCCGGAAGTCCAGCGCCGCCGCGTGCCGGGCCGCCAGTTCGGCGGCGCCAAGCGGCAGGGGCGCAGGCAGGCCGTAGGGCACGCCGTCCAGCACGTAGCCCGCACCATCTGGGGTTTCGGTCACGCTGAGGGTGGCCCGCTGGTGGCGGGGGACGGTCACCAGGGCTGCACCCGGTAGTCTTTCAGGAACACGCCGGCCAGGGGCCGCCCAGGCTCATTCAGACCGCTGAACATGGGATCGCACAGCCGGGCCGCCGCGTCGTCCAGGTCCAGGGGGAGCCGGAAGCCCTGGGCCGCCATGCGCGCCTGCTGGGGCTGCGGCTCCTGGTGCGACACCCAGCCGGGGTCCACGCTGGTCATGTAAATTCCCTCGCGCGCCAGCCGTGGGCCGCTGGTGCGGGTCAGCATGTTCAGCGCCGCCTTGGCCATGTTGGTGTGGGGGTGACGGTCACTCTTGTCGGCCCGTGAAAACTGGCCCTCCACCGCGCTCACGTTCACAACAAAGCGCCGCTCGAACGGCGAGCGCCGCAGCAGGGGCAGCAGGCCGCTGCACAGCAGGTAGGGCGCGGTGGTGTTCACCAGCTGCACCTCCAGCAGTTCGCGGGCCTCGACCTCGTCCAGCCGGGCCGTCCAGCTGTTGTGGGGGCGCAGGTCCAGGGCGTGACCGTGGCGGTCCAGGGGCTCGGGCAGGGCGAACAGTGAAGGGGCGCCAGAGCTGTCCGGCAGGCTGGGCGCAGGCCACGCGATCTTCAGGGCCAGCTGGGGGCCGGGCAGGGCCTGCCGCTCCCCCTGCAGCAGCGCGCCGTAGAAGCCGGGTGGCCGCGCAATGGTCTGCGCGGCGTTGTTGATCAGCAGGTCCAGGTGGGGTTGGGTGCGGCCCAGTTCCTCTA carries:
- a CDS encoding SDR family NAD(P)-dependent oxidoreductase, yielding MDPDLTPLDWQTAQRVLKAVLRDPALADDQPAFRTLVAGVNRLGRKHARQAEETAQRLPPKPDAGRRCYMCRHPFGLADAGNPALCAPCGQLNRRKRHARADLSGRVALLTGGRVNIGHAVALRLLRSGAQVIVTTRFPQDAARRFAQEPDAAEWQGRLTLYGLDLRDLRAVQAFIEELGRTQPHLDLLINNAAQTIARPPGFYGALLQGERQALPGPQLALKIAWPAPSLPDSSGAPSLFALPEPLDRHGHALDLRPHNSWTARLDEVEARELLEVQLVNTTAPYLLCSGLLPLLRRSPFERRFVVNVSAVEGQFSRADKSDRHPHTNMAKAALNMLTRTSGPRLAREGIYMTSVDPGWVSHQEPQPQQARMAAQGFRLPLDLDDAAARLCDPMFSGLNEPGRPLAGVFLKDYRVQPW
- a CDS encoding NADP-dependent oxidoreductase — its product is MRAARVHHFGGPEVLRVEEVAWPAPQGDELLVRVAASSINATDLALRSGGLGPLAARQLPLTVGFDVCGEVVACGPRVTAFRPGEWVYALLGLRAGGSAEYVTVRQGRAARAPATVSAVQAAAVPLAGLTALQALRAQGGLQPHSTGPQPRVLVYGAAGGIGSFAVGLARVLGAHVTGVARSEKHAFVQALGADEVLAPADLDWTQAGPWDVVLDTPPALSFAAVRPALGPRGVLVSTRPLPTRLGDAAAMLPRRGPHPRLATIHTAERGLDLAFLARLIDSGELPVPVDRVFPLQDIAAAHRYAEGDEVRGKVVVAVAED
- a CDS encoding NAD(P)-dependent oxidoreductase, which produces MKLALLGATGRTGRLVLDGALARGHEVQALARRPEALGSRPGLTVVAGHLQDEAALQAVLRGADAVLSALGPVKGDAGGVMTQAAQMLVRRMPEAGVRRVVSLTGAGVPFAGDVPGPVDHLFRTLLKVLQGDVLRDATEHVRLLSTSDLDWTVVRAPMLTDGPAGPVRSGPVGRTGPRVPRASVAAFMLDAAEQGTFSRQAPAVSA
- a CDS encoding winged helix-turn-helix transcriptional regulator → MKYGHAVVSRPECGVERTMQVIGGKWTTLILRDLLGGRRRFSDLKRTLGRVSPKTLTERLRQLEAQGLVTRTVYAEVPPRVEYALTEQGQSLSEIIAAMARWGSRWTPPGGPGDTGDQPVSAAP
- a CDS encoding ribonuclease H family protein codes for the protein MTVPRHQRATLSVTETPDGAGYVLDGVPYGLPAPLPLGAAELAARHAAALDFRALVPGAREEDRARQAAALAGALARLAAGQPLDTAARAALQADHPHATGPVLIRTDGSADKQSGSLSLGYLLGDRPYGAVLRGALGHEGLAEREAIRVALTHARALGHTAFQVQSDHKFHVRRYDEALIHRGRRKSPSLERLDALVDELGPAVTFTYTPTLDTDAPHRLALHARALERLSRGLALSRAQAVALRRVHYALKAGGKGLY